A single region of the Zootoca vivipara chromosome 2, rZooViv1.1, whole genome shotgun sequence genome encodes:
- the LOC118080739 gene encoding histone H2A type 2-B-like, with protein sequence MSGRGKSGGKARAKAKSRSSRAGLQFPVGRVHRLLRKGNYAERVGAGAPVYLAAVLEYLSAEILELAGNAARDNKKTRIIPRHLQLAIRNDEELNKLLGGVTIAQGGVLPNIQAVLLPKKTQSSKK encoded by the coding sequence ATGTCCGGCCGAGGGAAGTCCGGCGGCAAAGCGCGCGCCAAAGCCAAGTCCCGCTCGTCCCGCGCCGGCCTGCAGTTCCCGGTGGGCCGCGTGCATCGGCTGCTGCGGAAAGGCAACTACGCCGAGCGGGTGGGCGCCGGGGCACCAGTGTACCTGGCGGCCGTGCTGGAGTACCTGTCGGCCGAAATCCTGGAGCTGGCCGGCAACGCGGCGCGGGACAACAAGAAGACCCGCATCATCCCGCGACACCTGCAGCTGGCCATCCGCAACGACGAGGAGCTAAATAAGCTGCTGGGCGGGGTGACCATCGCCCAGGGCGGGGTCCTTCCCAACATCCAGGCCGTGCTGCTGCCCAAGAAGACCCAGAGCTCCAAGAAATGA